The Nitrospiraceae bacterium DNA window GACCGTCTGGCTGCCGTTCCCCGTCGCGGTTTGCGGAATGATGATCTCGGGTCTGATGACGCCGGCACGGATTTGGGTCGCCCCGGAAATCGACGCCATCTGGCCTCGATGCGCGGACAAGAGCGCAAAGGTCTTCGCGGCCATCGGGATCGTTCCGAAGCCTTCGGTGAGGATCAACGTGAAGCCCACCTGCTCGGTGCCGGTGATGGCTACGCCCAAGTCGTATCCCAGCAGCGCCCGCAGATCCTTGTCGTGGATGCCGCCGACGACCAGACCGAGGATGCCCAGTTCCTTCGCTTTCATCATGGTCGCGGCGGACAGGAAGCTCCCGCCCACGACGATCTTGCCCTTCATGTCCGGCTTCAAATGCTCAGGTCCCAACGGTTGGTCCGGCGCGGTTGCGGCCATGACGAGTTCCCCGTTGGTCTCTCCCCCGATCCCGAAGATCCCCTGCACGAGACTGCAGGTCGTTTCGACCGTGACGCCCTGCTGCGGATGGACCTCGGTCACGCGGCCATCGACATAGGCCCGGATCTCCAGCACGCGCGGCGGTTCCCGCAACAGGACCTGCCCGGTGATCGTGGAGAGGGATTCGACCTTGCCGGTGATCGGCGAGCGGATCTCGGTCTTGAACCACTTGATGAGCGGCTTGTTCTCGGCCAGGATGTCGTCCTTTTGAACCGGATCGCCTTCTTTCTTGACCAGGTACTCCTTGATCTCATCCGGCGCGATCCCGAGTTGATTGGCCAGATTGAGCGGCATTACCTTCCCCGGCAGCTCCGCGCGCGCGACCGGCGTGGCAGCCCGCACCTCGTCGCCGACCTTCGCCAGCACCGTGCCGGGCAACGGCAGAATGCGCCGCCGGAGGACGGTCGCCCGGTCGGTGACGGTTAATCCTGGTGTGTAGGAATGCGCCATATCGGTCGCTGAACATGCCTTCTAGCGGTGTTCTTGGTTACTCGATCCCTTCGACGTAGGATCTTCTGAGTACGTCTCGGGGTTCTCATGCCCTGCGGCCTTGCTACAGGGCATTTTGAGCAACCTCGGGAGTCGCCTTGGGATACAGATCAACCGCGTTGAACCATTTCGTGAGTGCAGCGACGCGGGCGGCTTGATCGCTCGGCAACTGCAAGGGGCGTCCCCGCGCGTCGAGCAGCAGGCCCACCACGCCACCCTGAACCTTTTTCGTGACCGACTGTCCCGCGCCTGCACCGACGTCCACCTGCTTGGCCGGCTGCAGCGTGATGGTCGCCTCCTGTTCGCGGGTCAGCGCGATCAGCTTGAGCTCGCCGAAATTGAGCGTCCCCTGCTCGCGTGCGCCGCCGGCAACGGTCAGCTCGTACTCGACGCAGCGCTCGCCGTCTTTGCCTTGGCCGATCGGGGCGATACAGGTGCCGAGATAGATCATGCAATCGCGCACGAACACGTCCGTCGCGGCCTGTTCGTTGATGGTCGACAGCACGCCCAGATGCGGCATCATGAAGATGCTGTCCACCGAGAGGGTCGTGAATCCCAATGGCTCATAGGCATCGACCATGAGCAGCATCGACTGCACGCGGCGCGGCGCGTGCGACAGGATGCCGCCGCTGCCGACGATCAAGTTGAGCTTCGCCAGGTCGATCAGCGTTTTTCCGCTCGTCTGCTGCTCGAAGACGTCGGAGATCGTGCGTTCCTGCTGGATACCCTTCAGCCCCGTCGCGAGGGACTTGTGATGAATCAGCGCCAGCCGCAGGGCCTCACGTGCAATGGCATGCTCGATCTGCAATTCGTCGAGAGTTTGGGGAATCGTCGTCGGCCGGACCATCTTGTTCTTGATGCGGTTGCGCAGGGTCTGCTCGTCGATCGTGAAGGGGACCCACCGCATGATGTTGGCCAGTCCGGCCTCGGCCAGCACGTTCGAAATACTGTACGACATGCCGAGGTTGGCGCTGACCGTGCGGTTGAAGATGCCGCCGAAGACGGAGAACACGTCGGTGGTCGCGCCGCCGATATCCACGCCGATAAGGTTGATCCCTTCGCGCTTCGCGATGGTCTCCATGATGACCCCGACGGCAGCCGGCGTCGGCATGATCGGCGCGCCGGCCATGTCGATCAACTTCTTGTAGCCAGGCGCCTGTTGCATCACGTGCTCGAGAAAGAGATCGTGGATTTTGTCGCGAGCCGGACCGAGGTTTTCCCGCTCGAGCACCGGCCTGATGTTCTCGGTCATCTCCAGCGCGGTCTTTTCGCCGAGGATCCTTTTCACCTGCGGCTGGGCGTCCTTGTTGCCTGCATAAATCAGAGGGAGCTTGAAGGTGCTGCCGAAACGCGGGCGCGGCTCGGCCGCAGCCACATATTCGGCCATCTCCACGACGTGGGTGACCGCTCCGCCGTCGGTACCGCCGGACATGAGGATCATGTCCGGACGCATCGCGCGGATGCGCTCGATTTTCTCGTAGGGTAAGCGGCCGTCGTTCGAGGCCAGGACGTCGATGACGATTGCGCCGGCGCCCAAGGCCGCCCGTTGGGCGCTTTCCCCGGTCATGTTCTGGACCACGCCGGTGACCATCATCTGAAGGCCGCCGCCCGCGCTGCTGGTCGAGATGTAGATGTCCACGCCGGTCTTGGGATCACCCTGCGCGACGTGATTCGGGGTGATGATCCGTTCCCCGTCCAGGATCTTGCGTCCCGACAGTTCCTCGATCTCGGCAATGGCATTGAGCACTCCCCTGGTGACGTCCTCGAACGGAGCCTCCACGGTGGTCGGTGCCTCGCCGCGATAGGTTTGCCGGTATTGGTCTCCGACTTTTTCGATCAAGATGGCTTTGGTGGTGGTGCTGCCGCAGTCGGTGGCGACGATGACGTTAAGGGGGCGTCCGGCCGGCGGCGCCGCTCCCGCGTGGCCCGTGTGGGTCATTGCGCGGAGACTCCTTGGCCGGCGGAACGGGCTTCGATGGCTGCGCTGAGGCGGCTGACGGCGTTGCGTCGCTCCAGTAACTGCGCGATCCGGTCGAGGTCTCCCGCATCGAAGGCGCAATCAAGGATCGGGGTTAGGAAATGAAGCGCCTGGCTGCCGAGAAAATTCATGGGCCCCATCGAATCGAGAAACAACACGGCCGGAGCGGCCATGCCGCGGGATACGACCGCATCCGCGATCCGATCGATAAGATGCAGTTCGTCCTCCGTGAAGTCCGCCCGGTCGACGGGGACCGCAAAGGCATGGCTGAACGCGCTGCGGAGGTTCTGCAGGGTGCGGGTGACGGAGTCGCAGGAGAAAGCGGGCATAAGTGCTTGTCGGATCAGCTCAAACGACACTGATCGGCATTATATGAATCGCTTGGGGGAGAGTCAATCAAACAGGAGACGGAGCGAGGAGACTAGGGCTTCTTCGACGGAGTCGAGGTGTCCTTGCTGGGTGAGCAATTCACGCCGGCGAACGGATTCAACGGATTGACGCGCGGAGAACACCCACTCGATTCGGGATGTTCCTGCGCAGCCGGCTGCGACGCACTCGGAGGCGGAGGCAGATGATCGATCGGGCCTGTGTACGGAGCCGGCGACGCCATGGGCATGGGCAGTTCCGGCTGAGCCGCTACCGTCGCTGTTTCCGGCGGCGCGATAAAACCGGACGGGATGGTCGGCGCGAGGGTGTCGACCGGCACGCAGCCTTCCAATCCGCCGGGACGGTCGGTCAGGACCGGCGTGCCGCTCTTTCCCGAACATTGATACACCTTTGCTTGAGCCGAAACGGCCAGCAGGCTGAGAGCGAGGCAGGGAAGGACGAGTCGCATCCACATGGAAGGCTACCCCTTGACATCGCATCACCGGCGACGCCGTCGACGTGGAGCTGAACGTGATGCTGTATGGGACTATAGGCCGGGCAAGCGAGACTGTCAATCAAACACGGGTTCGAATCCCGTTGGGACCACCACTTTGAAATTGTTGAAGATTTTCCTTCCCGGTTTAAGGAACTTCCGAATGTTCCTTAAACCAGTTTTCGCTCCGTGATCGTCGTGCTCAACAGTCGGCTCGCGCGTTCCTCGTAAAATCCCACCGTGTGCTTCAATTGCGGCGGACGAATGCGTGCGTAGATCTGCGTCGT harbors:
- a CDS encoding glutamate mutase L — translated: MTHTGHAGAAPPAGRPLNVIVATDCGSTTTKAILIEKVGDQYRQTYRGEAPTTVEAPFEDVTRGVLNAIAEIEELSGRKILDGERIITPNHVAQGDPKTGVDIYISTSSAGGGLQMMVTGVVQNMTGESAQRAALGAGAIVIDVLASNDGRLPYEKIERIRAMRPDMILMSGGTDGGAVTHVVEMAEYVAAAEPRPRFGSTFKLPLIYAGNKDAQPQVKRILGEKTALEMTENIRPVLERENLGPARDKIHDLFLEHVMQQAPGYKKLIDMAGAPIMPTPAAVGVIMETIAKREGINLIGVDIGGATTDVFSVFGGIFNRTVSANLGMSYSISNVLAEAGLANIMRWVPFTIDEQTLRNRIKNKMVRPTTIPQTLDELQIEHAIAREALRLALIHHKSLATGLKGIQQERTISDVFEQQTSGKTLIDLAKLNLIVGSGGILSHAPRRVQSMLLMVDAYEPLGFTTLSVDSIFMMPHLGVLSTINEQAATDVFVRDCMIYLGTCIAPIGQGKDGERCVEYELTVAGGAREQGTLNFGELKLIALTREQEATITLQPAKQVDVGAGAGQSVTKKVQGGVVGLLLDARGRPLQLPSDQAARVAALTKWFNAVDLYPKATPEVAQNAL